The DNA window GCTGCAAGCGTCGCAAGCGTTATCAACAATGTTACACAGGTCGACCGCAGCGTCTGGCGAACCCGTTCACGCGTGATAGACTGCTTCATTCCGTACCTGCACAGCGGTGGATCAGTACCAATTGTGTGCGTGGCGGGCTCGTCAGTGTTGCGGGAACAATGCCATGGGGGCATTCTTCAAGCAAACTTATTACTGCGCCAATGAAATTTGAGCGCGCCGGCGCTCCCTGGAATACTGCACGCTATTTGGAGTTCGGGCATGACTGGTGGCACCCCCCGATGGAGAGCGACGCACGCGACTCACGAAGTGTTTTTCCGCGACGAAGAAGTGTCGGGCGGATCCAACCGTTCGTTCGGGGTCGTGATGGCTAGCGCGCTGGCGGCGGTGAGTTTGTTGAATGTCTGGCATTCGGGCCGGCTGTGGCCATGGACAGGCGGACTGGCCGCGCTGCTTCTGGCGGTGGCATGGCTTCGGCCCTCGATCCTTGGCCCGCTTAATTCGATATGGCTGCGGCTCGGACTGCTTCTTCACCGGGTGGTCAATCCGATCGTGATGGCGCTGCTGTTCTATGGCACGGTCTTGCCGACCGGCCTTGTCATGCGCTTGAAGGGAAGGGACCTGTTGCGGCTCAAACGAGAACCGGATGCGGTGAGTTACTGGATCGTGCGAGATCCTCCCGGGCCGTCGCCGGAGACCATGAAGGATCAATTCTAGAAGGCATTATAAGGACAGCACATGGAGTTGGTGGCCGAGCTTTGGCGGTTTATGCGGGTCCGCAAGAAATTCTGGCTGTTGCCGATCTTGATCATGATGGTGGTATTTGGCGGACTGGTCGTGCTCACCAAGGGCTCCGTGATCGCGCCTTTCATCTACACGCTCTTCTAGGCAACGCGGTGCGGATCCTCGGTATTTCCGCATTCTATCACGACAGCGCGGCCGCGCTGATCGATGAGGGGCGGATCGTCGCGGCGGCGCAGGAGGAGCGTTTCACCCGCCGCAAGCATGACGCCGCGTTTCCACACAACGCCATTGCCTATTGTCTTGCCGAAGCCGGAGTCAGCGCCGGCAGCCTTGACCACGTCGTGTTCTACGACAAGCCTTTCCTCAAATTCGAGCGATTGCTGGAAACCTATATCGCGATGGCGCCGCGCGGGTTTCGTTCCTTCAAGATGTCAATTCCGCTCTGGCTGCGGGAAAAGCTGTTTCAGAAAAGCCTGCTGCGCGGCGAGCTCGAGAAATTCTGCGGAGATTTCGACAAAAGCCGGCTGTTGTTTTGCGAGCATCATTTGAGCCACGCGGCCTCGGCGTTTTATCCGTCACCGTTCGACAGCGCCGCCGTGCTCACCATGGACGGGGTCGGCGAATGGGCCACCACCTCGGCGGCGATGGGCAACGCCAATCGCCTCGAAATATTCCAGGAAATCCATTTTCCGCATTCGCTCGGGCTGCTCTACTCCGCGCTGACCTACTATACCGGCTTCAAGGTCAACTCCGGCGAGTACAAGGTGATGGGGCTCGCACCTTACGGCGAGCCGAAATACGTCAAACTCATTCTGGACAATCTGATCGATCTCAAGCCGGATGGCTCGTTCCGGCTCGACATGTCCTACTTCGACTATTGCACCGGTTTCACCATGACCAACGATCGCTTTGCCGAATTGTTTGGCGCGCCGGTGCGAAATCCCGATCAATTGCTGACGCCGTTCCACATGGATGTCGCGGCCTCGATCCAGTCGGTGCTGGATGAGGCCGTGCTGCGGCTGGCGCGCAGCCTCGCCAAACAGTCCGGATCGCGAAACCTCTGCCTTGCCGGCGGCGTGGCGCTCAATTGCGTCGCCAACGGAAAGGTCCTGCGGGACGCCAGCTTCGACAACATCTGGATTCAGCCGGCCGCGGGCGACGCCGGTGGCGCGGTGGGAGCCGCGCTTGCGAGCTATCATCTTTTCAAGGACCAGCCACGCAAAACCAATGGCGCGGATGCAATGTTCGGCGCGTATCTCGGTCCGAGCTTCCCGCAGGAGGAGATCGAACGGAGAATGACCGCGTCGGGGGCAAGGTTCGCCGTGCTGGACGAAGCGGACATGATCGAGACGACGGCTCAGGCGATCGCCGGGCAAAAAGCGGTCGGCTGGTTTCAGGGCCGCATGGAATTCGGCCCGCGCTCGCTCGGCGCGCGCTCGATCCTGGGCGATCCGCGCTCGCCGGCAATGCAGAAGAACCTCAACCTGAAGGTCAAGTATCGAGAGAGCTTTCGGCCCTTCGCGCCAGCCGTGTTGCGCGAGGACGCCTCCGAGTGGTTCGACCTCGCTTGCGACAGCCCGTACATGCTGCTTGTCGCCGAGGTCCGGCAAGACAAGCGTCGTCACATGACGGCGGATGAACAGGCATTGTTTGGGATCGACAAGCTCAACGTATCGCGCTCGGAAATTCCAGCCGTGACGCATGTCGATTATTCGGCCCGCATCCAGACCGTGCACAGCGATACCAACCCGCTGTTCCACAAATTGCTCAGCCGGTTTAAGGCGCTGACGGGCTGTCCGATCCTGGTCAATACCAGCTTCAATGTTCGCGGCGAGCCGATCGTGTGTACACCCGAAGATGCGTTCCGCTGCTTTATGGGCAACGAACTTGACCTGCTCGTCGTCGGCAACTGCGTATTGCAGAAGACTGATCAGGATCCAGGTCTCAGGAGCGACTACAGCCTGTCACTGGATGCCGACTGACGCCGGAGCTTCGGCAACGCCTGTTTACTGCCTTCCCTGGCCGGACTGCAGTCGCAAAACCTAGCGAGAGGCCGGCGTCACGAGGTCGTCGATCCGCACCGGGAAACGGCGCACCCGAATTCCGGTCGCATGCCAGATCGCGTTGGCGATGGCGCCGGCCGAGCCAGTGACGCCGATTTCACCGACGCCCTTGATGCCGAGCGCGTTGACGTGGGGATCGTGCTCCTCGATCATCAGCGCCTCCAGGCTTGGCACGTCGGCGTTAACAGGGACGTGGTAGTCCGCAAGGTTGGGATTGAGCGTCCGGCCGGAGCGTCGGTCCATCATGGCGTGCTCGTGGAGTGCGAACGACACGCCCCAGATCATGCCCCCGTAGATCTGACTTCGCACCATGCGAGGATTGATCACGCGCCCAGCGGCGAAAGCACCGACCAGGCGGGTGACGCGGACCTGACCGAGATCGGGATCGACCTTGACCTCGGCGAAGACAGCGCCGTGCGCATGCATGGCGTAGACGGATTGCGCCGCCGGGTCGGCGGCGGCCTTGCCGCGGGCCTCGATCTCGGTGAGGCCGGCGCGGCCGAGAATATCGGCATAGCTGTCGCTGCGGCTTTCGTCGTCGCGGCGGAACAGACGGCCGTTGCGCGCGACCACCCCGGCATTGCCCGCACCGAACAGGGGCGAGCGCTCATCACCGGTGGCGAGATTCGCAAGTTTGGCGATGACGGCAGCGCCCGCATCGTGGAGGGCCATGCCGGCCGTGGCGGTGTGCGCCGAACCGCCGGCAATGCCCGCGTCCGGGAGATCGGAGGTTCCCGCCCTGAACTCGACCTGTTCGATGTCGAGCCCCAGCCCGTCGGCGGCAATCTGGGCGAGCGCTGTCCAGGCGCCCTGGCCCATGTCGTGGGCGCCCGTTTCCATCAGCCCGGATCCGTCGCCGCGCACAACCGCGCGGGCTTCGGCCTGGAACATCAGCGCCGGAAATGTCGCGGTGCCGATTCCCCAGCCGACGAGCAAGCCGGCCTCGTCGCGCAATTGTCGTGGCGCGAGCGGGCGTTTCGACCAGCCGAAGCGCTCGGCACCTTGCGCATAGCACTCGCGCAGGGCTTTGGACGAAAACGGCTTGCCGGAAATCGGCTCGACTTCGGCATAGTTCTTGATGCGGAAGGCGAGAGGATCCATCCCGCAAGCCGATGCCGCCTCGTCGATCGCGCTCTCCAGCGCGATCGATCCGGTGGCCTCGCCGGGCGCGCGCATGAACAAGGGCGTGCCGGTATCGATCCGGACCACCTCGTGCGAGCTGGCGATGGCGGGGCTTGCGTAAAGCGTATGCGAGGCGTCGGCCGCAGGCTCGAAGAAATCGTCGAAGGTGCTCGATGCGATTTTGGCGTGGTGATCGATCGCGGTGAGTAGCCCGTCGCCATCCACGCCGATGCGCAGCCTCTGGCGGGAAGGGGAGCGATGACCCACGGGACCGTACATGTGTTCACGGCGCAGCACGAGCTTGACCGGCCGCCCGACCAGTCGGGCCGCCATGATGCCGAGGACCTGCGGTCCCGACATCAGGCCTTTCGATCCGAAGCCGCCACCGAGGAAGGGGCTGCGAATATGAATTTTCTCCGGGGAGATGCCGAACAATCCCGCGATCCGCCCCTGCGCCATCACGAGTCCCTGGCTCGGCGTGTCGATCGACAGCGTGTCACCTTCCCATGCCGCGACGATGGCGTGAGGCTCCATGGCGTTATGATACTGGGCAGGTGTCTCGTAGGTCGCATCGATCCGCGTCGATGCCGCCGCGAGACCCGCCTCGACATCGCCGCGCCGCATTTCCGAGGGGTTGCCGATGCCGACGGCCGGCGGCACGAAACTTTCGCCGGCATCGAGACCGACGCGGGCCGGCAACAATTCGTACTGTGGCGACAGCAGCGCCGCGCCTTCCGTCGCAGCTTCCAGCGTCTCGGCGATGACCACCGCGATCGGCTGGTTCGCATAACGCACCCCGTCGTTCTGCAACAGATCGAGCCGGAACATGAAGGGGTTGGTTTTGGAGTCCGGGTCGTCCGCGAGCGGCGGCTTGTGCGTGGGCGTCATGACCTCGACGACGCCTGGGTGGCTCTTGGCAGCCTGTACATCAAGAAAAGTCACGCGACCGCGCGCGATGCTGCTGACCGCCATAACGGCATGGAGCATGCCGGGCGGGTGGTTGTCGGCCGCGTAGCGGGCTTCGCCCTTGACCTTGAGGACCCCGTCGCGGCGGGTCAGTGGCTGCCCGATATTCGAGCCGTGCCGCAAGTGGGCGGGAGCTTGGGTGAGGCGGATTTCAGGCGTCATGCAATGCTCCGAACTTCAGACGAGAAAGGGGAGGCCGGCAGCGCCGGGACGCGCGCTGGCGTTCCCGCCGCGGCGAGCGTCAGGGTGCGCACCAGGATGCGTCGCGCGAGCTCGATTTTGAATTGATTGTCGCCGGAGGGTTTGGCGTCAGCCAGGGCCGCCTCCGCAGCGCGGCGGAAGACGGCTGGACTGGGATTGCAGCCTGCCAGGATCTTCTCGGCCGAGCGGGCCCGCCATGGTTTGGCGGCGACTCCGCCGAGCGCGAACCGCGCATCCTGGATCGTGCCGTGTTCGATCCGCAACGCCGCGGCGGCCGACACGATGGCGAAGGCGAACGAGGTGCGTTCGCGGATTTTCAGATAGCGTTCATGCGCCGCGAACGCGCGGGCCTCGCCCGGCAGCCGCAGCGCGACAATCAGATCACCGGGCTCGAGCACAGTTTCCCGCTCGGGCGTATCGCCGGGCAGCCGATGCAACGCCTCGAGTGCAATTTCGCGCCGGCCGTTTCTGCCCTCGATTTCCACGACGGCGTCGAGGGCAACCAGCGGCACGCAAAAATCCGACGGATGGGTGGCGATGCAGGACTCGCTCCAGCCGAGGACGGCGTGCAATCGGTTCTCGCCGCCGCGCGCGTCGCAGCCTGTGCCCGGCACGCGTTTGTTGCAGGCGCTGGCGGTATCGTAGAAATATCCGCATCGCGTTCGCTGCAGCAGATTGCCGCCGACGGTGGCGGCGTTGCGAAGCTGGGCCGATGCGCCGGACAAAAGCGCTTCGGCAATCGCAGGATAGTTGCGCGCAAAATCCGCGTCATGCGCGAGATCGGCGTTGCGAACCAGCGCGCCGATGCGCGTGCCGCCATCGGGCAGATGTTCGATGCGGTCGAGCCCCGGCAGCCGCGAGACGTCGACGAGACGACCAGGGCCGGTGATTCCGCCCTTCATCAGGTCGAGCAGGTTGGTGCCGGCGGCGAGATAGGCCGCACCTGGTTCGGCCGCGGCGACGACGGCATCGGCGATCGTTGCGGGCCTGACGTAATCGAAGGTCTTCATGCGCTGCGCCTCCGGTCGGCCTCGGCGCGGCCTTTCTGTACGTCGAGCACGGCATCCGTGATCCCGGAATAAGCGCCGCACCGGCACAGGTTTCCGCTCATGCCTTCGCGCACGCGCTCCGGATCGTCGCCGGCTTGCCCTTCCCCGATCAGGCCAATCGCGCTCATGATCTGTCCGGGCGTGCAGAATCCGCACTGCAGGCCATCATGCGCGATGAACGCGGCCTGGACGGGATGCAGTTGATCGCCGCGAGAAACGCCCTCGATGGTGAGGATGTCAGCGCCGTCGTGGCTGAGCGCCAGGGCCATGCACGAATTGATCCGCCGGCCATCGACCAGGA is part of the Bradyrhizobium erythrophlei genome and encodes:
- a CDS encoding DUF5989 family protein, with protein sequence MELVAELWRFMRVRKKFWLLPILIMMVVFGGLVVLTKGSVIAPFIYTLF
- a CDS encoding carbamoyltransferase family protein, coding for MRILGISAFYHDSAAALIDEGRIVAAAQEERFTRRKHDAAFPHNAIAYCLAEAGVSAGSLDHVVFYDKPFLKFERLLETYIAMAPRGFRSFKMSIPLWLREKLFQKSLLRGELEKFCGDFDKSRLLFCEHHLSHAASAFYPSPFDSAAVLTMDGVGEWATTSAAMGNANRLEIFQEIHFPHSLGLLYSALTYYTGFKVNSGEYKVMGLAPYGEPKYVKLILDNLIDLKPDGSFRLDMSYFDYCTGFTMTNDRFAELFGAPVRNPDQLLTPFHMDVAASIQSVLDEAVLRLARSLAKQSGSRNLCLAGGVALNCVANGKVLRDASFDNIWIQPAAGDAGGAVGAALASYHLFKDQPRKTNGADAMFGAYLGPSFPQEEIERRMTASGARFAVLDEADMIETTAQAIAGQKAVGWFQGRMEFGPRSLGARSILGDPRSPAMQKNLNLKVKYRESFRPFAPAVLREDASEWFDLACDSPYMLLVAEVRQDKRRHMTADEQALFGIDKLNVSRSEIPAVTHVDYSARIQTVHSDTNPLFHKLLSRFKALTGCPILVNTSFNVRGEPIVCTPEDAFRCFMGNELDLLVVGNCVLQKTDQDPGLRSDYSLSLDAD
- a CDS encoding xanthine dehydrogenase family protein molybdopterin-binding subunit produces the protein MTPEIRLTQAPAHLRHGSNIGQPLTRRDGVLKVKGEARYAADNHPPGMLHAVMAVSSIARGRVTFLDVQAAKSHPGVVEVMTPTHKPPLADDPDSKTNPFMFRLDLLQNDGVRYANQPIAVVIAETLEAATEGAALLSPQYELLPARVGLDAGESFVPPAVGIGNPSEMRRGDVEAGLAAASTRIDATYETPAQYHNAMEPHAIVAAWEGDTLSIDTPSQGLVMAQGRIAGLFGISPEKIHIRSPFLGGGFGSKGLMSGPQVLGIMAARLVGRPVKLVLRREHMYGPVGHRSPSRQRLRIGVDGDGLLTAIDHHAKIASSTFDDFFEPAADASHTLYASPAIASSHEVVRIDTGTPLFMRAPGEATGSIALESAIDEAASACGMDPLAFRIKNYAEVEPISGKPFSSKALRECYAQGAERFGWSKRPLAPRQLRDEAGLLVGWGIGTATFPALMFQAEARAVVRGDGSGLMETGAHDMGQGAWTALAQIAADGLGLDIEQVEFRAGTSDLPDAGIAGGSAHTATAGMALHDAGAAVIAKLANLATGDERSPLFGAGNAGVVARNGRLFRRDDESRSDSYADILGRAGLTEIEARGKAAADPAAQSVYAMHAHGAVFAEVKVDPDLGQVRVTRLVGAFAAGRVINPRMVRSQIYGGMIWGVSFALHEHAMMDRRSGRTLNPNLADYHVPVNADVPSLEALMIEEHDPHVNALGIKGVGEIGVTGSAGAIANAIWHATGIRVRRFPVRIDDLVTPASR
- a CDS encoding FAD binding domain-containing protein — its product is MKTFDYVRPATIADAVVAAAEPGAAYLAAGTNLLDLMKGGITGPGRLVDVSRLPGLDRIEHLPDGGTRIGALVRNADLAHDADFARNYPAIAEALLSGASAQLRNAATVGGNLLQRTRCGYFYDTASACNKRVPGTGCDARGGENRLHAVLGWSESCIATHPSDFCVPLVALDAVVEIEGRNGRREIALEALHRLPGDTPERETVLEPGDLIVALRLPGEARAFAAHERYLKIRERTSFAFAIVSAAAALRIEHGTIQDARFALGGVAAKPWRARSAEKILAGCNPSPAVFRRAAEAALADAKPSGDNQFKIELARRILVRTLTLAAAGTPARVPALPASPFSSEVRSIA
- a CDS encoding (2Fe-2S)-binding protein produces the protein MNFSISLTVNGVRRDVDLGDPRVTLLDLLRERLHLTGTKKGCDRGQCGACTVLVDGRRINSCMALALSHDGADILTIEGVSRGDQLHPVQAAFIAHDGLQCGFCTPGQIMSAIGLIGEGQAGDDPERVREGMSGNLCRCGAYSGITDAVLDVQKGRAEADRRRSA